Proteins co-encoded in one Acidovorax sp. 69 genomic window:
- a CDS encoding two-component system response regulator has product MDNAPFASSQATLVDKPIATVLVVDDTPENLTLMGSLLREHFLVKVANHGEKALKIAQSGMPPDLILLDIMMPEVDGYEVCRRLKADPATRDIPVIFLTARSDPDDERMGLALGAVDYITKPISPPILLARVNTHLALKATADFLRDKSSYLEREVAMRTLEVQAIQDVTIMAMTSLAETRDNETGNHIRRTQLYVKTLAERLRHHPRFEAVLNDRMIELLYKSAPLHDIGKIGIPDSILLKPGKLTVEEFEVMKTHTTLGRNAIDEAERRLGMRVAFLSVSKEIAYSHQEKWDGSGYPQGLAGDAIPVSARLMAVADVYDALICKRVYKPAFSHDQASNTIVRGRGTHFDPDMVDAFVDIAEDFRSIAQKYPDPA; this is encoded by the coding sequence ATGGACAACGCGCCCTTTGCCTCCAGCCAGGCGACACTCGTTGACAAGCCGATTGCCACGGTGCTTGTGGTGGATGACACGCCCGAAAACCTCACACTGATGGGCAGCCTGCTGCGTGAGCACTTTCTCGTGAAGGTGGCCAACCACGGCGAGAAGGCGCTCAAGATTGCCCAGTCCGGCATGCCCCCCGATCTGATCCTTCTGGACATCATGATGCCGGAGGTCGATGGTTACGAAGTTTGCCGACGCTTGAAGGCGGATCCCGCCACGCGTGACATTCCGGTGATTTTTTTGACCGCGCGCTCCGATCCCGACGACGAACGCATGGGGCTGGCGCTGGGGGCGGTCGACTACATCACCAAGCCCATCAGCCCGCCCATCTTGCTGGCGCGGGTCAATACCCATCTGGCGCTCAAGGCCACGGCCGATTTTTTGCGCGATAAAAGCTCCTATCTGGAGCGGGAAGTGGCCATGCGCACGCTGGAGGTGCAGGCCATTCAGGACGTGACCATCATGGCCATGACCTCACTGGCCGAGACCCGCGACAACGAGACGGGCAACCATATCCGTCGCACGCAGCTGTATGTGAAGACGCTGGCCGAGCGTTTGCGGCACCACCCGCGCTTTGAGGCTGTGCTCAACGACCGCATGATCGAGTTGCTCTACAAGTCCGCCCCATTGCACGACATTGGCAAGATCGGTATCCCGGACAGCATCCTGCTCAAGCCGGGCAAGCTCACGGTCGAAGAGTTCGAGGTCATGAAAACCCACACCACGCTAGGCCGCAATGCCATCGATGAGGCGGAGCGTCGCCTGGGGATGCGCGTGGCATTTCTCAGTGTGTCCAAGGAGATCGCCTACAGCCACCAGGAGAAATGGGATGGCTCGGGCTACCCGCAGGGGCTGGCAGGGGATGCCATTCCCGTGTCTGCGCGCCTCATGGCAGTGGCCGATGTATATGACGCGCTGATCTGCAAGCGGGTCTACAAACCCGCGTTCTCACATGATCAGGCCAGCAACACCATCGTGCGAGGCAGGGGCACGCACTTCGATCCCGACATGGTGGATGCGTTTGTGGACATTGCTGAGGACTTCCGCAGCATTGCCCAGAAGTACCCAGACCCTGCATAG
- a CDS encoding PAS domain S-box protein, which translates to MFFDKVLDRKAPGVRGLLLVLAVALLGALMVVEGALQWRSAERATERSRLLLQTADALMSQTTGGTMLGAVSLLGLSEPLLKEMALGRLTPDHPEALARLAVARGRFLVNGVYVISADGTVVAHETAGERSTGLNLSFRPYFQQAIQGAISVYAAVGTNTQERGLYYAAPLYDSDTPSSSIIGVVMFKVGFEPVDLLLKRVGLPMVLLSPQGAAFASTRPEWQFAVAPPLTQARIDALRASGQFGQHFENGVASALPFAPDAGEVVLNGVTYAVAHREIGWNDPGGQWQLVLLDDISALMTLAQRTQVGAVAFVLLSLLGLLLLDLLRSRARVAAALERFRVLGAALESSPVSVVITDGEGLIDWVNPQYERNTGYSLDEVRGKKPSIVSSGQTPAQTYQVMWSTLLSGQSWQGHFVNRRKDGSTYHDEATLSPVFDGRGKRIGIVGLHEDVSERIQAQKELERRERLLNELLEQQTAIFDNAPPIVLVCDGQFRQFNPAFVELMGGTASQLLGLGVSVLFGGAGHADLFTARVAPALASGQALRETATLYRLDGRQFGARLAGRSLKMDDFGSASIWVIEDVSEQRQAELAIQQAQERLELAQEAGKIGVFDLNLVTGEILWSDKLAQMMGLPPGTQPQNRDYWLSCLHPDDREQAQSYFDNCLAGAEDDLRDSWRIVRPDGEVRWFLEAARIFRDAEGRPVRVVGVNVDIHDQKLLEEQVAGQLDFQQALIDAIPVPLFYKGADGRYIGVNRAYEQAFGVAREALVGKTVMDLDYLPRETRLLFERDATLATGGERSVHREVDLPYADGDMHHTLFWLHGFLRADGTPGGAIGTFVDITDRQRAEQELRRAKELAEESTALKSNFLANMSHEIRTPMNAIIGMSHLALKSGLSPRQHDYVSKIQQAGQHLLGVINDILDFSKIEAGKLMVERQPFLLDRMLESVSDVVGYKAGAKGLELVCDVANDVPPNLVGDALRLGQILINFANNAIKFTEAGEISIAVRLIDAVGQQVRLRFEVRDTGIGLTEEQMGRLFQSFQQADTSTTRRYGGTGLGLAICKSLAELMGGEVGVDSTFGKGSTFWVAVPLERGAPARVLLPPPDLRGSRVLVVDDNHTAATVLSDMLHSMGFEVEQAHSGLEALDQLRASMTEHRPFGLLLLDWHMPGMDGVELAGHIRSLGMAKVPQMLMVTAYGREDVMRAARAQGIETVLIKPVNASVLFDTLMQPLEQATAVGRRVATPAPAADELPLEIRGAHVLLVEDNELNQMVAMELLLDAGFAVDVAENGQIAIDRIERKHYDAVLMDMQMPIMDGETATRALRGNPRHAQLPIIAMTANAMEADRQRCFAAGMNDHVAKPIEPAALWAALGRWIRPRSGLGASAAGEAASLRPSVDGAAAPLPVRTPEATAPVTLPWVVGLDTQLGLQRALGKPGLYVELLRRFCEGQTPVLAELQQALSANHFGVAERLVHTLRSVAANIGAQTVSECAQALEHALRYRRGNEAIVHLLAELRAALLPLLGGLQDWMVNAVPAPSPAPVAGVSVADAVQRLRGLLEQDDPAATEFFQHNGSVLKTALGSAFKAVEMHTLNFDFELALEAVAAAPGPESLAPHPP; encoded by the coding sequence ATGTTTTTCGACAAAGTGCTGGACCGCAAGGCACCAGGGGTGCGTGGGCTGTTGCTGGTGCTGGCCGTCGCTTTGTTGGGCGCCTTGATGGTGGTGGAGGGCGCTCTGCAGTGGCGCAGCGCGGAGCGCGCGACCGAGCGCTCACGCCTGCTGCTCCAGACAGCCGATGCGCTGATGAGCCAGACCACCGGTGGAACCATGCTGGGGGCCGTGTCACTGCTGGGCCTCAGCGAGCCTTTGCTCAAGGAGATGGCGCTGGGCCGCCTGACACCCGATCACCCCGAGGCGCTGGCCCGACTGGCTGTGGCGCGTGGGCGGTTTCTGGTCAATGGCGTCTATGTGATCTCTGCGGACGGTACCGTGGTAGCGCACGAAACGGCGGGAGAGCGGTCCACAGGCCTGAATCTCTCCTTTCGACCGTATTTTCAGCAGGCCATCCAGGGGGCCATCAGTGTGTATGCCGCCGTGGGCACCAACACCCAGGAGCGCGGCCTGTACTATGCAGCCCCCCTGTATGACAGCGATACACCCTCCAGCTCCATCATTGGCGTGGTGATGTTCAAGGTGGGCTTCGAGCCGGTGGATCTGTTGCTCAAGCGGGTGGGTTTGCCCATGGTGCTGCTCTCGCCACAGGGGGCGGCATTCGCCTCTACCCGCCCAGAATGGCAGTTTGCAGTGGCTCCGCCGCTCACCCAGGCGCGCATTGACGCCCTCCGCGCATCGGGCCAGTTTGGCCAGCATTTTGAGAATGGGGTCGCCTCGGCCCTGCCGTTTGCGCCCGATGCGGGCGAGGTGGTGCTCAATGGCGTGACCTATGCGGTCGCGCATCGTGAGATTGGCTGGAATGATCCGGGTGGCCAATGGCAACTGGTGCTGCTGGACGACATCAGTGCACTGATGACGCTGGCCCAGCGCACGCAGGTAGGCGCCGTGGCGTTTGTGCTGCTGAGCCTGCTGGGATTGCTGCTGCTGGATCTTTTGCGCAGCCGTGCGCGGGTGGCCGCTGCGCTGGAGCGTTTTCGGGTCTTGGGTGCCGCGCTGGAGAGCAGCCCGGTCTCGGTGGTGATCACCGATGGCGAAGGTCTCATTGACTGGGTCAACCCCCAGTATGAGCGCAATACGGGTTACTCGCTTGACGAGGTGCGCGGCAAGAAACCGTCGATTGTGTCCAGTGGACAAACCCCGGCGCAGACCTACCAGGTCATGTGGTCCACGCTGCTTTCGGGCCAGTCGTGGCAGGGGCATTTTGTGAATCGTCGCAAGGACGGCAGCACCTACCACGACGAGGCCACGCTGTCGCCTGTGTTTGATGGGCGTGGCAAGCGGATTGGCATCGTGGGGCTGCACGAGGATGTGTCCGAGCGCATTCAGGCCCAGAAAGAACTTGAGCGGCGCGAGCGTCTGCTCAACGAACTGCTGGAGCAGCAGACCGCGATTTTTGACAATGCGCCGCCCATTGTGCTGGTGTGTGACGGGCAGTTCCGCCAGTTCAATCCTGCATTTGTGGAGCTGATGGGCGGCACGGCTTCGCAGCTGCTCGGTCTGGGGGTGTCGGTGCTGTTTGGTGGTGCTGGCCACGCAGACCTGTTCACGGCCCGTGTTGCCCCGGCACTGGCCTCGGGCCAGGCGCTGCGCGAGACAGCGACCTTGTACCGCTTGGACGGCCGCCAGTTTGGAGCGCGCTTGGCGGGTCGCAGCCTCAAGATGGATGATTTTGGCTCGGCCTCCATTTGGGTGATTGAGGATGTCAGTGAGCAGAGGCAGGCGGAATTGGCCATTCAGCAAGCCCAGGAACGCCTGGAGTTGGCGCAGGAGGCCGGCAAGATCGGGGTGTTTGACCTCAATCTGGTGACCGGTGAAATCCTCTGGTCAGACAAGCTGGCGCAGATGATGGGACTGCCCCCCGGCACTCAGCCGCAGAACCGTGACTACTGGCTTAGTTGTTTGCACCCCGACGATCGTGAACAGGCCCAAAGCTACTTCGACAACTGCCTGGCGGGTGCTGAGGATGATTTGCGCGACTCCTGGCGCATCGTGCGTCCCGATGGCGAAGTGCGCTGGTTCCTGGAAGCGGCGCGCATCTTCCGGGATGCCGAGGGACGGCCGGTGCGCGTGGTGGGCGTGAATGTGGATATTCACGACCAGAAGCTGCTGGAGGAGCAGGTGGCAGGGCAGCTGGATTTTCAGCAGGCCCTGATCGACGCCATTCCGGTGCCGCTTTTCTACAAAGGGGCCGATGGGCGCTACATCGGCGTCAATCGTGCGTATGAGCAGGCGTTTGGGGTGGCGCGTGAGGCACTGGTTGGCAAGACCGTCATGGACCTGGACTATTTGCCACGGGAGACCCGGTTGCTGTTCGAGCGTGATGCCACGCTGGCCACGGGCGGCGAGCGGTCGGTGCACCGCGAGGTCGATCTGCCCTATGCCGACGGTGACATGCACCACACCCTGTTCTGGCTGCACGGGTTTCTGCGTGCAGACGGAACCCCTGGCGGCGCCATCGGCACCTTTGTGGACATCACGGACCGCCAGCGCGCCGAGCAGGAGCTGCGCCGCGCCAAAGAGCTGGCCGAGGAGTCCACGGCGCTCAAGTCGAACTTCCTGGCCAACATGAGCCATGAAATCCGCACCCCGATGAACGCGATCATCGGTATGTCGCACCTGGCGCTCAAGTCGGGCCTCAGCCCGCGCCAGCACGACTATGTGAGCAAGATCCAGCAGGCGGGTCAGCACCTTCTGGGGGTAATCAACGACATCCTGGATTTCTCCAAGATCGAGGCGGGCAAGCTCATGGTCGAGCGCCAGCCGTTTCTGCTGGACCGCATGCTGGAGAGCGTGTCCGACGTGGTGGGCTACAAGGCCGGGGCCAAGGGGCTGGAGCTGGTCTGCGACGTGGCCAATGACGTGCCGCCCAATCTGGTGGGCGATGCGCTGCGCCTGGGGCAGATCCTCATCAACTTCGCCAACAACGCCATCAAGTTCACGGAGGCGGGCGAGATCAGTATTGCCGTGCGCTTGATCGACGCGGTGGGCCAGCAGGTGCGGCTGCGTTTTGAGGTGCGTGACACGGGCATCGGCCTGACCGAAGAGCAGATGGGGCGCTTGTTCCAGAGCTTTCAGCAGGCCGACACATCCACCACCCGCCGCTATGGCGGCACGGGGCTGGGGTTGGCGATTTGCAAGAGTCTGGCCGAACTCATGGGGGGTGAAGTGGGGGTGGACAGCACCTTCGGCAAAGGGTCCACCTTCTGGGTGGCTGTGCCTCTGGAGCGTGGCGCCCCGGCCCGGGTGTTGTTGCCACCGCCCGACTTGCGTGGCAGCCGCGTGCTCGTGGTGGACGACAACCACACGGCGGCCACCGTATTGTCCGACATGTTGCATTCCATGGGGTTCGAGGTGGAGCAGGCCCACTCTGGCCTGGAAGCGCTCGACCAGTTACGCGCATCCATGACCGAGCACCGGCCTTTTGGTCTGCTGCTGCTCGACTGGCATATGCCGGGCATGGATGGTGTGGAGCTGGCGGGGCACATTCGCAGCCTGGGCATGGCCAAGGTTCCACAGATGCTCATGGTGACCGCTTACGGCCGGGAGGATGTGATGCGTGCCGCACGGGCCCAGGGGATCGAGACCGTGCTCATCAAACCCGTCAATGCGTCGGTGCTGTTCGACACCCTCATGCAGCCGCTGGAGCAGGCCACGGCGGTGGGGCGCCGTGTGGCCACACCCGCACCTGCCGCCGACGAGCTGCCACTGGAAATCCGCGGAGCCCATGTGCTGCTGGTGGAAGACAACGAACTGAATCAGATGGTGGCGATGGAGCTGCTGCTGGACGCTGGTTTTGCCGTGGACGTGGCTGAGAACGGGCAAATTGCCATCGACCGCATCGAGCGCAAGCACTACGATGCCGTGCTGATGGACATGCAGATGCCCATCATGGATGGCGAAACCGCCACCCGGGCCCTGCGCGGCAATCCCCGGCATGCCCAGCTGCCCATCATTGCGATGACGGCGAATGCGATGGAGGCCGATCGCCAGCGCTGTTTTGCTGCGGGTATGAATGACCATGTTGCTAAACCCATTGAGCCTGCGGCCCTGTGGGCGGCCTTGGGCCGATGGATACGGCCCCGTTCGGGGCTGGGGGCTTCGGCCGCCGGGGAGGCCGCATCGTTGCGGCCGTCCGTTGACGGCGCAGCTGCCCCTTTGCCAGTGCGGACACCAGAAGCTACCGCCCCCGTGACCCTCCCTTGGGTGGTTGGCCTCGATACCCAGCTGGGACTGCAGCGCGCGCTGGGCAAGCCTGGCCTGTATGTCGAGTTGCTGCGCCGCTTCTGCGAGGGACAGACACCCGTGCTGGCCGAACTGCAGCAGGCGCTGTCTGCCAATCATTTTGGCGTGGCTGAGCGCCTGGTCCACACACTGCGGTCGGTTGCCGCCAATATCGGTGCACAAACGGTATCGGAATGCGCCCAGGCGTTGGAGCACGCCCTGCGCTATCGCCGGGGCAACGAGGCCATCGTGCACCTGCTGGCCGAATTGCGCGCCGCTTTGCTGCCGCTGCTGGGCGGGTTGCAGGACTGGATGGTCAATGCCGTGCCTGCACCGTCGCCTGCTCCCGTTGCCGGAGTGTCCGTGGCGGATGCAGTGCAGCGGCTGCGTGGTTTGCTGGAGCAGGACGACCCTGCAGCCACCGAATTTTTCCAACACAATGGCAGTGTGCTCAAAACCGCTTTGGGGAGTGCCTTCAAGGCCGTCGAGATGCATACCCTGAATTTCGATTTCGAGCTGGCACTGGAGGCCGTGGCCGCAGCGCCCGGCCCCGAATCTTTAGCTCCACACCCCCCTTGA
- a CDS encoding bifunctional diguanylate cyclase/phosphodiesterase, producing MISSELLTDLLAPVGEGRIEPMAQARLQALLDAVPVALMEFRLQDGRLLLLAANAAARRTPGLGAVRNPGVDASDVFDLLADTPLLDQLYGVVRVGAPLDCRQVVREPGRLLLAWDLSARRVTSDCIVVTVRDASEAEALRASSQASERALEDVRRELREQTEVFNTMESLARTGHWRRIEDPGETVLLWSPGLCNIAGFEQQEWVDPERAVSGILPEDRHVFEAIRERSAGLDVEYRWRRPDGEVRWMRSRVQRTLPRDGVQVVMGVVQDVTDEHRAAEQLREQLLFIQRIASRIPGFIYEFRLHADGGTSVQYISDAVREFMGVEPHEVTADHGVLMHRVVAEDLPQVQRSAMMSVRKLVPWQCEYRVHMPDGSVRWHMTNAIPHREPDGSVVSHGFTMDITDRKRAEQEIERLAFYDALTGLPNRRLLLDRLQRSIAACQRTKNLGALLFIDLDNFKDLNDTLGHDMGDQLLAQVATRLVGSVREADTVARFGGDEFVVMLEALAPDLQEAATQAETVAEKLLASLNQPFDLDGGQHYSTPSIGITLFGDERLTVDELLKRADLAMYQAKAAGRNTQRFFDPDMQAAVNARSNLEADLRQGLARGELLVHYQPVVDHHARLMGAEALVRWLHPQRGMISPGDFIPLAEQTGLILPLGQYVLQTACEQLQRWSQHETTAHLSISVNVSARQFRQAGFVAQVLQTLKSHNADPRKLKLELTESLLLGDIEDTIARMVQLKSEGVGFALDDFGTGYSSLSYLKRLPLDQVKIDQSFVRDVLTDPNDAAIVRTILALAKSLDLEVVAEGVETTGQLSFLRLHGCEGFQGYLFGRPGPVGDIDAYLHPAG from the coding sequence GTGATTTCGTCCGAACTGTTGACCGACCTTCTCGCTCCCGTTGGTGAGGGCCGCATTGAGCCCATGGCACAGGCGCGCCTGCAGGCTCTTTTGGATGCGGTGCCTGTGGCGTTGATGGAATTCCGGCTCCAGGACGGCCGCTTGTTGTTGTTGGCGGCCAATGCTGCCGCGCGTCGCACGCCAGGGCTTGGCGCTGTGCGCAATCCGGGTGTGGACGCGAGCGACGTGTTTGATCTGTTGGCGGACACCCCTTTGCTGGATCAGCTGTATGGGGTGGTCCGTGTGGGCGCGCCTCTGGATTGTCGACAGGTGGTGCGCGAGCCCGGCCGGTTGTTGCTGGCCTGGGACTTGTCGGCCCGCCGCGTGACCAGCGACTGCATCGTGGTCACGGTACGTGATGCCTCCGAGGCTGAGGCCCTGCGCGCCTCTTCGCAGGCATCCGAGCGTGCACTCGAAGATGTGCGGCGTGAGTTGCGCGAGCAGACGGAAGTTTTCAACACCATGGAGAGCCTGGCTCGCACCGGGCACTGGCGCCGCATTGAGGACCCTGGTGAAACGGTGCTGCTGTGGTCGCCGGGTCTGTGCAACATCGCAGGTTTCGAGCAGCAGGAGTGGGTCGACCCTGAGCGTGCCGTCAGTGGCATCCTGCCAGAGGATCGCCACGTGTTTGAAGCGATTCGCGAACGGAGCGCCGGCCTGGATGTGGAGTACCGCTGGCGCCGGCCCGACGGTGAAGTGCGCTGGATGCGGTCGCGGGTACAACGCACGCTGCCGCGCGACGGCGTGCAGGTGGTCATGGGCGTGGTGCAGGATGTGACCGATGAACACCGCGCTGCCGAGCAGTTGCGCGAGCAGCTGCTTTTTATTCAGCGCATCGCCAGCCGTATCCCAGGCTTCATCTACGAGTTCCGCTTGCACGCCGACGGCGGAACCAGCGTGCAGTACATCAGCGATGCGGTGCGTGAGTTCATGGGCGTGGAGCCCCACGAGGTGACGGCCGACCATGGGGTGCTCATGCATCGCGTGGTGGCTGAAGACCTGCCGCAGGTGCAGCGCTCGGCGATGATGTCGGTGCGCAAGCTGGTGCCCTGGCAGTGCGAGTACCGCGTGCATATGCCTGACGGGAGTGTGCGCTGGCACATGACCAATGCCATTCCGCACCGAGAACCGGATGGCTCGGTCGTGTCCCATGGCTTCACCATGGACATCACGGACCGCAAACGCGCAGAGCAAGAAATCGAGCGCCTGGCCTTCTACGACGCACTCACGGGCCTGCCCAACCGGCGCCTGCTGCTCGATCGCCTGCAACGCTCCATCGCCGCCTGCCAGCGCACCAAGAACCTCGGCGCCCTGCTGTTCATCGACCTCGACAACTTCAAAGACCTCAACGACACCCTGGGCCACGACATGGGCGACCAGCTCCTGGCCCAGGTGGCCACCCGCCTGGTGGGCAGCGTGCGCGAAGCCGACACCGTCGCCCGCTTTGGCGGCGACGAATTCGTCGTCATGCTCGAAGCCCTGGCCCCCGACCTGCAAGAAGCCGCCACCCAGGCAGAAACCGTCGCCGAAAAGCTCCTGGCCAGCCTGAACCAGCCGTTTGATCTGGACGGCGGCCAGCACTACAGCACCCCCAGCATCGGCATCACCCTCTTTGGCGACGAACGCCTCACCGTGGACGAACTGCTCAAACGCGCAGACCTGGCCATGTACCAGGCCAAAGCCGCAGGACGCAACACCCAGCGCTTCTTCGACCCCGACATGCAAGCGGCCGTCAACGCCCGCTCCAACCTGGAAGCCGACCTGCGCCAAGGCCTGGCCCGGGGCGAACTGCTCGTGCACTACCAACCCGTGGTCGACCACCACGCCCGCCTCATGGGAGCCGAAGCCCTGGTGCGCTGGCTCCACCCCCAGCGCGGCATGATCAGCCCCGGCGACTTCATCCCCCTGGCAGAACAAACCGGCCTCATCCTCCCACTGGGCCAATACGTACTGCAAACCGCCTGCGAACAACTGCAGCGCTGGAGCCAGCACGAAACCACCGCCCACCTGTCCATCTCGGTCAACGTCAGCGCCCGGCAATTCAGGCAGGCAGGCTTCGTGGCCCAGGTACTGCAAACCCTCAAGAGCCACAACGCAGACCCCAGAAAACTCAAACTCGAACTCACAGAAAGCCTGCTGCTGGGGGACATTGAAGACACCATCGCCCGCATGGTGCAGCTCAAGAGTGAAGGCGTGGGGTTTGCGCTCGATGACTTTGGCACCGGCTACTCATCGCTGTCGTACCTCAAGCGCCTGCCGCTGGACCAGGTGAAGATCGACCAGAGCTTTGTGCGGGACGTGCTGACAGACCCGAACGACGCGGCGATAGTGCGGACGATATTGGCGCTGGCCAAGAGCCTGGATCTGGAGGTGGTGGCCGAGGGGGTGGAGACGACGGGGCAGCTGTCATTCCTGAGGCTGCATGGGTGCGAGGGGTTCCAGGGGTATTTGTTTGGCCGGCCGGGGCCTGTGGGTGATATCGATGCGTACCTGCACCCCGCTGGCTGA
- the mutS gene encoding DNA mismatch repair protein MutS, whose protein sequence is MSDTLEHHTPMMQQYLALKAGHPDTLLFYRMGDFYEVFWEDAEKASRLLDITLTQRGQSGGQPVLMAGVPFHALENYLARLIKMGESVAIAEQVGEVGASKGPVERKVVRVVTPGTLTDTELLSDKTESMLMAVHQAPRARCGLAWLSVTQGRVFLAECAHDELGAWLARVAPSELIYSAGVTERFEQQLQVLRQSGAFTCPMSLRPDWQFDSALGERKLLENLGAASLQAWGAQDLGEAHAAASGLLTYAEHTQGRTLTHVHSVQVQRNDDLIDLPSTTRRNLELVKTLRGDDAPTLFSLLDTCMTGMGSRLLKTWLLEPQRDRAEARKRLSATTALRGAGGAGGGSGPWALLRGELKGVSDVERITARIALRQVRPRELVGLGKTLQKAELLALNGKAPEPYLIQIFGHLQPPEGCTGLLQAAIAEEPAALVRDGGVIANGFDTELDELRAIQTNCDAFLLDLETREKARTGIPNLRVQFNKVHGFYIEVTGSHLDRVPDDYRRRQTLKNAERFITPELKTFEDKALSANERALAREKWLYEQILDQLQPHVPALTRLAQALAALDVLCALAERSLTLNWCAPQFVPEPCIEIEGGRHPVVEARLAETSSGSFIANHTRLNTNTRMQVITGPNMGGKSTYMRQVALIVLLASMGSHVPATSCRLGPIDAIHTRIGAADDLANAQSTFMLEMTEAAQILHAATPHSLVLMDEIGRGTSTFDGLALASGIATHLHDKTRAFTLFATHYFELTELPAKARQAINMHVSATESGTDIVFLHEIQPGPASRSYGIQVAKLAGMPSPVLHHARHTLAALEERAGEDDLQVDLFAAPEVPESAGASPLEAALAGINPDALSPREALDALYQLKKMVG, encoded by the coding sequence ATGTCCGACACGCTTGAGCACCACACCCCCATGATGCAGCAGTACCTGGCCCTCAAGGCCGGGCACCCCGACACGCTGCTGTTCTATCGCATGGGTGACTTTTACGAGGTCTTCTGGGAAGACGCCGAAAAAGCCTCGCGCTTGCTCGACATCACGCTCACGCAGCGCGGCCAATCGGGCGGGCAGCCGGTGTTGATGGCCGGTGTGCCGTTTCATGCGCTGGAGAACTACCTGGCCCGCCTGATCAAGATGGGCGAGTCGGTCGCCATTGCCGAGCAGGTGGGCGAAGTGGGCGCTAGCAAAGGCCCGGTGGAGCGCAAGGTGGTGCGCGTGGTCACGCCCGGCACACTGACCGACACCGAGCTGCTGTCCGACAAAACGGAATCGATGCTGATGGCCGTGCACCAGGCGCCCCGTGCGCGCTGCGGCCTGGCGTGGCTGAGCGTGACGCAGGGCCGCGTGTTCCTGGCCGAATGTGCGCACGACGAACTCGGCGCTTGGCTGGCCCGCGTAGCGCCCAGCGAGCTGATCTACAGCGCAGGGGTGACCGAACGCTTTGAGCAGCAACTGCAGGTGCTGCGCCAAAGCGGCGCCTTCACCTGCCCCATGAGCCTGCGGCCCGACTGGCAATTTGACAGCGCCTTGGGCGAGCGCAAGCTGCTCGAAAACCTGGGCGCCGCCAGCCTGCAGGCCTGGGGCGCGCAAGACCTGGGCGAGGCCCATGCCGCCGCCTCCGGGCTGCTGACCTATGCCGAGCACACGCAAGGCCGCACGCTCACCCATGTGCACAGCGTGCAGGTGCAGCGCAACGACGACCTCATCGACCTGCCTTCCACCACGCGCCGCAATCTGGAGCTGGTCAAGACCCTGCGCGGCGACGATGCGCCCACGCTGTTTTCGCTGCTCGACACCTGCATGACCGGCATGGGCAGCCGTCTGCTCAAGACCTGGCTGCTGGAGCCACAACGCGACCGCGCCGAGGCGCGCAAGCGCCTGTCAGCCACCACGGCATTGCGCGGCGCGGGCGGTGCCGGGGGCGGATCGGGCCCCTGGGCCCTGCTGCGCGGCGAACTCAAGGGCGTGAGCGATGTCGAGCGCATCACCGCCCGCATTGCCCTGCGCCAGGTGCGCCCGCGCGAACTGGTGGGCCTGGGCAAAACGCTACAAAAAGCAGAGCTACTAGCGCTGAATGGAAAAGCGCCAGAGCCCTATTTGATTCAAATTTTCGGCCATTTGCAGCCGCCCGAGGGCTGCACCGGCCTGCTGCAAGCAGCGATTGCCGAAGAGCCCGCCGCCCTGGTGCGCGACGGCGGCGTGATCGCCAACGGCTTCGACACCGAACTGGACGAGCTGCGCGCCATCCAGACCAACTGCGACGCCTTCCTGCTGGACCTGGAAACGCGCGAAAAGGCGCGCACCGGCATCCCCAACCTGCGCGTGCAGTTCAACAAGGTGCACGGCTTCTATATTGAAGTGACCGGCAGCCATCTGGACCGCGTACCCGACGACTACCGCCGCCGCCAGACGTTGAAGAATGCCGAGCGCTTCATCACGCCGGAACTGAAAACCTTTGAGGACAAGGCCCTGTCGGCCAACGAGCGCGCCCTGGCCCGCGAGAAATGGTTGTACGAGCAGATCCTCGACCAGCTCCAGCCCCACGTGCCCGCCCTCACCCGCCTGGCCCAGGCGCTGGCCGCGCTGGATGTGTTGTGCGCGCTGGCCGAGCGCTCGCTCACGCTGAACTGGTGCGCGCCGCAGTTTGTGCCCGAGCCCTGCATCGAGATCGAAGGCGGCCGCCACCCGGTGGTCGAAGCGCGCCTGGCCGAGACCTCCAGCGGCAGCTTCATCGCCAACCACACGCGGCTCAACACCAACACCCGCATGCAGGTCATCACCGGCCCCAACATGGGCGGTAAGTCGACCTACATGCGCCAAGTGGCGCTGATCGTGCTGCTGGCCAGCATGGGCAGCCATGTGCCGGCCACCAGCTGCCGCCTGGGGCCTATCGACGCCATCCACACCCGCATCGGCGCTGCCGATGACCTGGCCAATGCGCAATCGACCTTCATGCTGGAGATGACCGAGGCCGCACAAATATTGCACGCCGCCACCCCTCACAGCCTGGTGCTGATGGACGAGATCGGGCGCGGCACCAGCACCTTTGACGGGCTGGCCCTGGCCAGTGGCATTGCCACCCATCTGCACGACAAGACCCGCGCCTTCACGCTGTTTGCCACGCACTATTTCGAGCTGACCGAGCTGCCCGCCAAGGCCCGTCAGGCCATCAACATGCATGTGAGCGCCACCGAGTCAGGCACGGACATCGTGTTTCTGCACGAGATCCAGCCCGGCCCCGCCAGCCGCAGCTACGGTATCCAGGTCGCCAAGCTGGCGGGCATGCCCTCGCCCGTGCTGCACCACGCGCGGCATACGCTGGCGGCGCTGGAGGAACGTGCGGGCGAAGATGATTTGCAGGTGGATCTGTTCGCCGCACCCGAGGTGCCCGAGAGCGCGGGCGCCAGCCCGCTGGAAGCCGCGCTGGCAGGCATCAACCCCGATGCACTGAGCCCGCGCGAGGCGCTGGACGCGCTGTACCAGCTCAAGAAGATGGTGGGCTGA